The Vicia villosa cultivar HV-30 ecotype Madison, WI linkage group LG1, Vvil1.0, whole genome shotgun sequence genome includes a region encoding these proteins:
- the LOC131596605 gene encoding uncharacterized protein LOC131596605: protein MKRGAVAANYCPRQSYSWIIKAMFKHRDLFMNSVAWSDFVKTGTYQTRNLYLEIRGERETVPWRNLIRGNLASPRAMFILWMTCQSRLHTKDRLVKFGTLTDGLCMFCGDVETCDHLFFDCRNTSPFWNQVLTWSQNTHTPQAWKDEIQWITNHAKGKSNIAKLLRICIAEVINHVWIVRNNRVFNPTKMEQLKMQWVMDRIKYRAQIDRKLGAYVDNL from the coding sequence ATGAAGCGTGGAGCTGTTGCTGCGAACTACTGCCCTAGGCAGAGCTACTCATGGATCATTAAAGCCATGTTTAAACATAGGGATTTGTTTATGAATTCTGTGGCTTGGAGTGATTTTGTTAAAACAGGTACTTATCAAACTAGGAACTTATACCTAGAGATAAGAGGAGAACGGGAAACGGTTCCTTGGAGGAATTTGATTAGAGGGAATTTGGCTAGTCCAAGGGCTATGTTTATATTGTGGATGACATGTCAAAGTAGACTGCATACCAAAGATAGGCTTGTCAAATTTGGTACTTTGACTGATGGGTTATGTATGTTTTGTGGAGATGTTGAAACTTGTGACCACTTGTTCTTTGATTGTAGGAATACAAGTCCCTTTTGGAATCAGGTTTTGACTTGGAGTCAGAATACTCATACTCCTCAAGCATGGAAGGATGAAATACAGTGGATAACTAATCATGCTAAGGGGAAAAGCAACATAGCGAAGCTTCTTCGAATTTGCATTGCTGAAGTAATAAACCATGTGTGGATTGTGAGAAACAATAGAGTTTTCAACCCTACAAAAATGGAGCAACTCAAGATGCAGTGGGTTATGGACCGGATCAAGTATAGGGCGCAGATTGATAGGAAACTTGGAGCATATGTTGATAACTTGTAG